The following DNA comes from Ardenticatenales bacterium.
CCCATCAAGACTCGTCGTAAGACTCCTGGGCTATACCCTGCCCGATAGAGTACGCCCACGCCATCCTGATACAAAAAAGGGAGATGGGGTTGCCATCTCCCTGACTGCCGCCTTCCCCAAAAGCTGTTTCGCGCTTCCGGGAAGGCTTGTTGAGGAACTTTTGCCGGCCTTGACACGGCTCAAGCCCCGCGCCGGTGCCCAATCAGGCAGTTGTCTTTCTCAGTTCGTCTACCTTTCGGTTGAGGGCATTGACTCGCGTCGTCAACTCCTTGATGTCCTCGCGCGTGGGCACGTTCATGCGTGTCAGCAACTCTTCCAGCCGTTTGTCCAGCTCAGCTTCGGCTTTATCCGTCGCCTCCCGCGCCTGGCTCTTACGCTGTTTCATCAGGTCGTCCAGCATTTTGCGCCCGTCTTTCTCCAGCGACTCGCCCCGCTCAACCAGTTTGTTAAAAAACTCCACAAGCCAATCTTGCGACTCATCCAGGGTGTCCTGCCCCCAAGAAATGAATCCCAGGCCCGCTAGCACCATTTTGCGGGTGCTGCTGACAACCATATTTTCTTTTTCTTCCACAACTTCGATCATTTGTGGCTTTGCGCCGTTTGTCTTTGTCATCATTATTACCTCCAGGATAGCGATGCGATTGATCGCGTAAGGGTGCATCCGTCAATGGATTTAGGCCAATCCAGGAAAATATCGATCCGGAAAAGGCGCGATTTTCTGGATTGGCTTGAGGCTTTTTCGGTATGGAATAGGATCATTCAAATTCCGAACAAGCCTTAGATCGACCGATGCGCCGGATGGGTCCTTGTCCCTGGCAGAGTCCAGTGTCGAGCCTGAACCAGCCCTGATTGTCGTTTTCAAGTCCGCGACCACCGATAGTGGACAGCCTTTCTTCAGTTGTCACGCGGCGCAACAAGAGCTTATGACGCACCGCGTTATGAGCAATATAACATGCCCGGCGAAAGAAGTCAATAGACGATGCGGTATCTCTTTAGGAGCGGAAATTAAAGAAGCTGGCCATGTCATTTCCTTACCGTTCCTTCAAACTGACGAGGCAATTCCGTACTTTATTTCATCGTCAGTCCTTAGTAACCGCCCAAAAGTAACTTCACGCTTTTTACGGACGGTTACTGACAAGCTGTCCGCACATTTCCGCTAATTTAATTGCGGACAGCCACTTAGCAGTTACGAGAATTTGCTCATGTACCAACAAACCTTCCCGGAAGCTCGATTTCAAGCCCCCAGCGTCTCGTCATTGAAGTCCTTGCGCGGCCAGACAGCTTCTGGGAAGGTGGTCGTGAACCGTTTTGACAACCATCAGCCGCCCCGCTAAACTACCCCCCGTTTCACCAACATTGGAAAGACCCGCATCCACCAACTAAAGGAGAAAATCCATGCACCGCCTGGTTCGTATTTGTGTTTTGTTCCTTTTCGTTTTCCTGCTAGCAGCCTGTGGGCAGCCCGATCCACAGGTGCTGCGGCTGGCGACGACGACGAGTACGGATGATTCGGGTTTGCTGGGGGCGATATTGCCGGCATTTGAATCCGAATATAACGCGCGCGTGGATGTGGTCGCCGTGGGCACGGGACAAGCATTGGCGCTAGGAGAAGCGGGTGACGCGGACGTGCTGCTGGTCCATGCCCGCGCCCGCGAAGACAAGTTCCTGGCTGATGGGCACGGAACGGCTCGCTTTGATGTAATGTACAACGATTTTGTGTTGGTCGGGCCGGCGGATGATCCTGCCGGCATTCAAGGTGAAACCCTGGCCGCCGCCGCCCTTGCCCACATCGCCGCCGCCCAGGCCCCCTTTGCCTCACGCGGTGATGACAGCGGAACCCATATTAAAGAGATCAGTTTGTGGATGAATGCCGGCATCACCCCCGACCCCAACGCCGACTGGTACGCCTCCCTCGGCCAGGGCATGGGAGCAACCCTCACCTACGCCAACGAAGTCGGCGCGTACACCCTCACGGACCGAGGCACGTTCCTGTCGCAGCAAGCCAATCTGCCCAACCTGGTCGTTATGGTCGGCGGCACGCAAATTGCCGGCAACGCCGACCCCGCCCTCCTCAACCCCTACGGCGTCCTCCTCGTCAACCCCGACAAAGGCGGCATCAACGAAGCGCTGGCCAAAGATTTCGCCGATTGGCTCACCTCCGTGGAAACGCAGCAAATCATCGCCGACTTTGGCGTAGACAAATTCGGGCAGCCCCTTTTCTACCCTGACTCACAACCGTGGCGCAACCGTTAGCCACGCACATTTCCGGCTTTTGACATGGATACTCTGCTGCGCGCCTTCCAGGAAGCCCTGCGCCTCCTCCTTTCCGGCGATCCGGCACTCTTCGCCGTCCTCCTCCTCACCTTGCGCGTCACGGGAACGGCCTTGCTTTTTGCCCTGCTTTTCGGACTGCCCCTGGGCACGATCCTGGGGCTAAGCCCGCGCATCCCCGCCCTGGGCCTGTTGCAACCCCTCATCTACACAGGCATGGGGCTGCCCCCCGTGGTCGTGGGCCTGTTCGTCTACCTGCTGCTCTCCAATCAAGGCGTGCTGGGCGGGTTGGACTGGTTGTTTACGCCGGCGGCCATGATCATGGCGCAAACCATCCTTGCCCTGCCCCTGGTCGTGGGGCTGACGATGACGGCGCTCCAGGGGGTGGATATGGAGTTGCGCTTGCAGATTGTGTCGCTGGGTGCGACGCGCTGGCAATTGGCGCGGGCCGTGCTGCATGAAGCCCGCATGGGCGTGTTGGCGGCGGTCCTGGCGGCCTTCGGCGGCATCATCTCCGAAGTGGGCGCGGTAATGCTGGTCGGCGGCAACATCGCCGGTCGCACGCGCGTGTTGACCACGGCTATCGTGCTGGAGACGCGCAAAGGGGATTTCGCCCTGGCGCTGGCGCTGGGCATTATCTTGCTGTCGTTGGCGTTTTGCGCCAACCTGGCGCTTTTTCATTTACAGTGGTGGGGGAAGGGGCGATGAGCCAGCCTCTTTACGCGCTGGCGGACGTGCGGCAGCAGTACGATGGTCGCCAGGTGCTGCGCATTGACCGCCTCACCGTGGCGCGCGGCGAAATCCTGGCGGTGATTGGTCCCAGCGGGGCGGGCAAGAGTACGCTGCTGCGGCTGCTCAATTTTCTGGAACCCCCCGCCGCCGGCGAGATCTGCTATGAGAACAGGCCGGTTTCCTGGCCGCCGCCGTTGTCCTTGCGCCGCCAGGTGACGACGGTTTTTCAGCGTCCGGGGTTGCTCAGTCGCAGCGTTGCCGGCAATATCGCCTACGGACTCTCTTTGCGTGGACAAAAACTGCCCCAGGCGGAACAGGATCGCTGGTTAGAACGACTGGGACTGCAACACCTGGCGCGCCAGCACGCGCGCCGCCTCTCCGCCGGGGAAGCGCAGCGGGTGGCACTGGCGCGGGCGCTGGTGATGCAGCCGCGCGTGCTGCTGCTGGATGAACCGACCGCCAATCTGGACCCGTACAACGTGGGTCTGATTGAAACGATTGTGCGCGAGGAGAATGCCGCGCGCGGCATCACCGTGGTCCTGGTGACGCACAACATCTTTCAGGCGCGGCGCGTGGCGCACCGCACGGCGCTGCTGCTGCGGGGAGAAGTGGTCGAGGTGGGGGAAACGTCGGCTTTTTTCGCGCGCCCGACACAGGCGCAAACCGCCGCCTTTCTGCGCGGCGATCTGGTGTATTGAAAGGCGGGACTCTGGCGTTTTTGCAGTGGAGGCTTCAGCCGGTCCACACATGGCGGTTGACCCGGCTAAAGCCTCGACTCCGTTCACCCTATGTGGAATTCGCCAGACTCAAGTTAAAAGGGTCCAATCTTCTCGATTGGACCCTTCTTCAGGGGAAATCAAAGCATCTGGTCCATGATTTGCGTCAGAGCGGACGCGGGTGGACGCAGTTTGTCGTCGGGGAGCAGGGCCAGCGGGTGCGTGTTCAATTCGCTCACTTCCGCGAATGAGGGGCGGCTGTCATCAAAGTAAACCAGGCCCGTGATGAATTCGCGGTTCTGCTCCGCTTGATAAAGGCGGGCCAGCGCCCGCGCCCGGTCGGTGGGATCGTAGTCCGCTTCCAATTTGCGCAGGACGATCATGGAGCCGTCATGGAGGGCGATCTCTTTGGCTTCGCCTGGGGCGTAGTCGTCGATCATGATCTCTTCCTGCCGGGGCACGAAGTCCAGTTCATGGAGTTGGATTTCATGCTCTTTGCCGTAGCTGTAGCTCTTGGTGGATTCGTCGTGGTTGTTGAAGGTGACGCAAGGGCTGATGATGTCCAGCACGGCGGTGCCGCGATGGTTCAGGGCGGCACTGAGGAGGGCGCGCACCTGTTTGGGATCGCCGGAGAAGGAGCGGGCGACGAAGCCACAACCGGCCTGGATGGCTTCGGCGCAGAGATCGATGGGGGGGTAGGGGTTTGTGCCGGCATATTTCAAAGTCTGACCCTGATCCGCCGTCGCCGAAAACTGCCCCTTCGTCAACCCATACACCCCGTTGTTCTCCACAATGTACACCAGGCGCACATTGCGGCGGCACAAATGCTTAAACTGCCCCATGCCGATGCTGCCCGTGTCCCCGTCGCCGCTGACGCCGATGCCGCGTAGCGTATGGTTTGCCAGTAAAGCCCCCGTTGCCACTGACGGCATGCGCCCGTGCAGCGCGTTGAAACCATGCGACATGCCCAGGAAATAAGCGGGCGACTTGCTGGAACAGCCAATGCCGCTCAACTTAACGATCTCATTCTGGCGCAGGTTCAACTCATACGCCACAGCCGTGATCTGGCTGGCAATGGAATCATGCCCACAGCCCGCGCACAGAGTAGAAGGACGCCCCTTATAATCCGCCTGGGTCAACCCCAAAAGATTCGTTCTTGCCCCCCGTTGTGTTTGCGTCGCCATTATGCTTGCTCCTTTTCCTGTATGGCTTCCACCACCCAACGCGCCGTCAAAGGCATTCCATCCAGATGCGCCAATGACACCAGTTTTGTGGCCATGTCCGGCATTTCCGTCGTCAGAATATTGTGCATTTGTCCATCGCGGTTTAGCTCTACCACGTAGACACGTTCATGCCGCGCCACGAAATCGCGCACATCCCCATTGATGGGCAGTGCCCGCAGGCGCATGAAGCTCGTGGGTACGCCCGCCGCCGCCAGTCGGTCGCGGGCTTCGTCAATGGCGTACATGGTTGTGCCATAGCCGATAATGCCAATCTCCGCGCCTTCTGTTGTATCCGTTATGGGCGCGGGCACAAGCGTGCGCGCCGTATCGAATTTATGCGCCAGGCGGGCCATATTGGCCTGCCAATGGTCGGGCCGTTCACTGTAAACGGCGGCATCATTATGTCCCGTGCCGCGGGTGAAGTACGCCGCCAGTGGGTTTTCATTGCCCGGCAGGGTGCGGTAGGCAATGCCATCCCCATCCAGGTCCCGATAGCGGGCAAATCCGTTCGCCGCCACCTCTTCCGCGCTCAAAACCTTGCCCCGCTTAATCGGCTCGGTGGGATAGGCGAACGGCTCGGTCATCCAGTTGTTCATGCCCAGGTCCAGGTCGCTCAGGACCATCACCAGCGTTTGCAATTCGTCCGCCAGGTTCAGCGCCGTGGTGCCAAACTCAAAGCATTCGCCGACGCTGGCGGGCAGCAGCAACACGTTCTTGGTGTCGCCGTGCCCCAGGTAGTAGGCAAACAGGGTGTCGCACTGGCCGGTGCGCGTGGGCAACCCCGTGCTGGGGCCGACGCGCTGGATGTCCCAGATAACGGCGGGGATTTCGGCGAAGTAGGAGAGGCCGGCGAACTCGGCCATGAGCGAAATGCCCGGCCCGGAGGTGGCCGTCATGGCGCGCGCGCCGGCCCAACCGCCGCCAATGACCATGCCAATGGCCGCCAGTTCGTCTTCCGCCTGGATGACGACGAAGTTGTTTTCGCCTGTTTCCGGGTTGCGTCGCAGCCGGGGCAGGTAGTCGTTGAGGCTGTCCACAAGGCTGGTGGAGGGCGTGATGGGGTACCAGGCGACCAGGGAGACGCCGCCGAAGACCGCGCCCAGCGCCGCCGCTTCGTTGCCCGTGATCAGAATCTGGCCTGCCGTGGCATCCATCGGTTCGACACGATAGGGGTCTTGCTTTCGCAGATTTTCCACGGACCAGTCATAGGCCAGGCGCACGATCTGCATGTTGCTATCCACCAACTTCTGCCGCCGCCCAAAGAGATAGCCCAACGCTTCTTCGATTCTGTCCAGTTCAATACCCAGCAGGAAGGAAACCGCGCCCACGTACACCATGTTTGCCATGTAGTCGCGGATGCGCCCGCGCACGCCGGCGGCGCGCAGGAACTGGTTCACGGGGATGCCATACATGGTCACGTCGTCTCGCTGAGGAGGATTGCGCCAGTCGGCGTTGTAGATGCATACGCTGTGTGCCGGCATTTCCTGCAAATCCTGCAACGCCGTCACCTCATTGAAAGCTACCAAAATCTCCGACGTTTCCCGTCGTGCCACATACCCCTTGTCGCTCACGCGAATCTGATACCAGGTCGGCAGTCCCTGGATATTAGACGGGAAGATATTCTTCCCATTCACGGGAATGCCCATTTTGAACAAGGCGCGCAGCAGCGTCAGATTAGATGTCTGGCTCCCTGTTCCATTCGTCGTGGCAACGTTTATGGCGAAGTCATTTACAATAGACCTCTCCATGGCTGCCGATTCAGTTGGCGCTGTCCGCGCTTCATTGAGCATATATACTCCTTTGGTAAATCATACGTAACTGCTAACCCTCTCGGGGGCTGAGCTTATCGACGTAAACCCTACAGGTCCCCAAGACCTTTAGGGTTTGGTCCGAGACCCCAGATTTAGTTTCCCTTTCAAATAGTGGACCACATCGCGGAAGGAAATGATGCCGATGGGATGCCGGCGCTCGTCCACAATGGGGAGATGCCGGAAACCATGATCGGACATCAAGTGTATCGCCTCAGCGATAGGGGCGTTGTTCATCAACGTGTATGGATTGCGCGTCATGTAATCGTCTACATGCGCTTTGCTCAGGTCTTCTACCTGCCCCGCAACACGCATCAAGATGTCATACTCCGTGAGAATGCCCGACAGAACGCCGCTGTCATCCGTGACCACCACGCAGCCAATCCGGTGCGTGTTCATCATCTGCACCGCATTTGCCACCGACGTCCCCGCTTGCACCATAATGGGCTGCTTGGGCGAAAGATTCGCCAATACATCCGTCGCCAACCACGCTTCCTCCGCTGTTGGCTCCGGTCGCTCCTGGTCCAATTCGTCCACGTAAGCTTCGTCCAGGTTGCCGGCTAATTGTCCCTGGATGCTCGGTTCAATAGTCGCGTGTTCGTCCACCGTCCAGGAATCGGCGGCGCGATACAGTTTGTCCAGGTCGCCCACGCCGCGCTGCGCCGTGGCCGTCTCAATTTGCTGGCGCAGACCTTCGCCATAGGTGGTCTTGTGGACGCGACGAATAACGCCCAGGGGTACGGGGAATTCGGGATGTTCCATGCTGCCCAGGATATAGGCCAGTTCTTTGGAGGTCTCGTCGTGAACCAGCAAGTCCGCTTCCGTAAAGCCGTTGCCCAATTCCACCACTTTCGGGCGGAAACCCTCAAGGATAATGCCTTTGTCCCGGTTCTTGCCAAATACCAGCGGCTTCCCATGTTCCAGGTAGATCAGATGGTCGTCGCGCACTTTGCGATCCGTCCATCCTTCCCACTCCGTCGGGTTGAAGATGACGCAGTTTTGATAAATCTCGACAAAGGACGAGCCTCGATGCAGGGCGGCTTCCAGCAGCGTATCTCCCAGGTGTGCGGTGTGCGCGTCCAGCGTGCGGGCGACAAACGTAGCTTCCGAAGCCAGCGCCAGGGCAATCGGGTTGATGGGCTGCTCAATGGCCCCCATGGGAGAGGACTTGGTTTTGGCTCCCTGGCGGGACGTGGGCGAGTATTGCCCTTTGGTGAGGCCGTAGATGCGGTTGTTGAAGAGGAGGATGTTCAGATTGATGTTGCGCCGCAGCGCGTGAATCAGGTGGTTGCCGCCAATGGAGAGGCCATCGCCGTCGCCGGTGATCACGAAAACGCGCAGATCAGGATTGCTGATCGCCAGGCCGGTTGCCAGCGTGGGCGCGCGCCCGTGGATGCTGTGGATGCCGTAGGTATTCATGTAATACGGGAAGCGGCTGGAGCAGCCAATTCCGGAAATGAAGACGATGTTTTCTCGCGGGACGTTTAATTCCGGCAGCACCTTTTGTACCTGCGCCAGAATCGAATAGTCCCCACACCCGGGACACCAGCGAACTTCCTGGTCGGAGACGAAATCTTTGCGCGAAAGGTTGAGGGGAATTGCTTGTGTGGTCATGTCAGGACTCCATCTTGCGGATGATCGCTAGCTCAATATCTCGTCAATGCGGGCGCTGATCTCGCTCACGGTGAAGGGGCGGGCGTGCAGTTTGGGCAGCGACTGCACGTCCATCAGGAAACGTCCGCGCAACAAGAAGGCCAGTTGACCTGCGTTGAGTTCCGGCACGACGACGGTGTCGTAGCGGCTGAGGACGGCGCGCAGGTTGCGCGGGAAGGGGTTAATGAAGCGCAGGTGGGCGTGGGCGACGGATTGGCCGCGCTTTTGCGCCTGGCGTATGGCGGAGCGCACCGCGCCGTAAGTGCCGCCCCAGCTCAGAAACAACAATTTGCCCTGGCGCGGTCCAAACACCTCCAGCGGCGGAACGAAGTCCGCCAGGCGTTCCACTTTGGCGGCGCGTTCCGTGATCATTTGCTCATGGTGACGCGGGTCGTAGGAGACGTTGCCCGTTTGTGGCGCTTTGCTCAGGCCACCCAGGCGGTGTTCCAACCCCTCCGTGCCGGGCAGCGCCCAGGGGCGGGCCAATGTTTCAGGGTCGCGTTGGTAGGGCAGGAAGGGGGCGTCGCCGTTGCCGCGTCCCGCCGGATGGGTGACGGGGATTTCGGGGATGCCGGCAGCGTCCGGGATGCGCCACGGTTCAGAGCTGTTCGCCAGGAAGCCTTCGGAGAGGATAACGACGGGGGACATGGCGCGCACGGCCATGCGTGCCGCCCAGATGGCGATGTCGAAGCAGTCGGCGGGGCTTTGCGGGGCGACGATGGGGATGGGGCTTTCGCCATTGCGGCCAAACATCGCTTGCAGCAGATCGGCCTGCTCCGTTTTGGTGGGCAGGCCGGTGCTGGGGCCGCCGCGCTGCACGTTAATGATGATCATGGGCAGTTCCAGCATCATCGCCAGGTTCATGGCTTCGCTCTTGAGGGCGATGCCGGGGCCGCTGGTGGCGGTGACGGAGAGCGCGCCGCCAAAGGCCGCGCCAATGATGGACCCCATGGCGGCGATTTCGTCTTCCGCCTGGAAGGTGCGCACGTCGAAGTGGCGCAGCGGGGCGAGGGCGTGCAGGATGTCGCTGGCGGGCGTGATGGGGTAGCCGCCATAGAAGAGGGGCTTGCCCATTTTGCGCGCGGCGGTGACGAGTCCCAGGCTGATGGCTTCGTTACCGGTGACTTT
Coding sequences within:
- a CDS encoding phasin family protein yields the protein MMTKTNGAKPQMIEVVEEKENMVVSSTRKMVLAGLGFISWGQDTLDESQDWLVEFFNKLVERGESLEKDGRKMLDDLMKQRKSQAREATDKAEAELDKRLEELLTRMNVPTREDIKELTTRVNALNRKVDELRKTTA
- a CDS encoding substrate-binding domain-containing protein, giving the protein MHRLVRICVLFLFVFLLAACGQPDPQVLRLATTTSTDDSGLLGAILPAFESEYNARVDVVAVGTGQALALGEAGDADVLLVHARAREDKFLADGHGTARFDVMYNDFVLVGPADDPAGIQGETLAAAALAHIAAAQAPFASRGDDSGTHIKEISLWMNAGITPDPNADWYASLGQGMGATLTYANEVGAYTLTDRGTFLSQQANLPNLVVMVGGTQIAGNADPALLNPYGVLLVNPDKGGINEALAKDFADWLTSVETQQIIADFGVDKFGQPLFYPDSQPWRNR
- a CDS encoding ABC transporter permease; protein product: MDTLLRAFQEALRLLLSGDPALFAVLLLTLRVTGTALLFALLFGLPLGTILGLSPRIPALGLLQPLIYTGMGLPPVVVGLFVYLLLSNQGVLGGLDWLFTPAAMIMAQTILALPLVVGLTMTALQGVDMELRLQIVSLGATRWQLARAVLHEARMGVLAAVLAAFGGIISEVGAVMLVGGNIAGRTRVLTTAIVLETRKGDFALALALGIILLSLAFCANLALFHLQWWGKGR
- a CDS encoding phosphate ABC transporter ATP-binding protein, translated to MSQPLYALADVRQQYDGRQVLRIDRLTVARGEILAVIGPSGAGKSTLLRLLNFLEPPAAGEICYENRPVSWPPPLSLRRQVTTVFQRPGLLSRSVAGNIAYGLSLRGQKLPQAEQDRWLERLGLQHLARQHARRLSAGEAQRVALARALVMQPRVLLLDEPTANLDPYNVGLIETIVREENAARGITVVLVTHNIFQARRVAHRTALLLRGEVVEVGETSAFFARPTQAQTAAFLRGDLVY
- a CDS encoding 2-oxoacid:ferredoxin oxidoreductase subunit beta, translated to MATQTQRGARTNLLGLTQADYKGRPSTLCAGCGHDSIASQITAVAYELNLRQNEIVKLSGIGCSSKSPAYFLGMSHGFNALHGRMPSVATGALLANHTLRGIGVSGDGDTGSIGMGQFKHLCRRNVRLVYIVENNGVYGLTKGQFSATADQGQTLKYAGTNPYPPIDLCAEAIQAGCGFVARSFSGDPKQVRALLSAALNHRGTAVLDIISPCVTFNNHDESTKSYSYGKEHEIQLHELDFVPRQEEIMIDDYAPGEAKEIALHDGSMIVLRKLEADYDPTDRARALARLYQAEQNREFITGLVYFDDSRPSFAEVSELNTHPLALLPDDKLRPPASALTQIMDQML
- a CDS encoding 2-oxoacid:acceptor oxidoreductase subunit alpha, whose translation is MLNEARTAPTESAAMERSIVNDFAINVATTNGTGSQTSNLTLLRALFKMGIPVNGKNIFPSNIQGLPTWYQIRVSDKGYVARRETSEILVAFNEVTALQDLQEMPAHSVCIYNADWRNPPQRDDVTMYGIPVNQFLRAAGVRGRIRDYMANMVYVGAVSFLLGIELDRIEEALGYLFGRRQKLVDSNMQIVRLAYDWSVENLRKQDPYRVEPMDATAGQILITGNEAAALGAVFGGVSLVAWYPITPSTSLVDSLNDYLPRLRRNPETGENNFVVIQAEDELAAIGMVIGGGWAGARAMTATSGPGISLMAEFAGLSYFAEIPAVIWDIQRVGPSTGLPTRTGQCDTLFAYYLGHGDTKNVLLLPASVGECFEFGTTALNLADELQTLVMVLSDLDLGMNNWMTEPFAYPTEPIKRGKVLSAEEVAANGFARYRDLDGDGIAYRTLPGNENPLAAYFTRGTGHNDAAVYSERPDHWQANMARLAHKFDTARTLVPAPITDTTEGAEIGIIGYGTTMYAIDEARDRLAAAGVPTSFMRLRALPINGDVRDFVARHERVYVVELNRDGQMHNILTTEMPDMATKLVSLAHLDGMPLTARWVVEAIQEKEQA
- a CDS encoding CBS domain-containing protein → MTTQAIPLNLSRKDFVSDQEVRWCPGCGDYSILAQVQKVLPELNVPRENIVFISGIGCSSRFPYYMNTYGIHSIHGRAPTLATGLAISNPDLRVFVITGDGDGLSIGGNHLIHALRRNINLNILLFNNRIYGLTKGQYSPTSRQGAKTKSSPMGAIEQPINPIALALASEATFVARTLDAHTAHLGDTLLEAALHRGSSFVEIYQNCVIFNPTEWEGWTDRKVRDDHLIYLEHGKPLVFGKNRDKGIILEGFRPKVVELGNGFTEADLLVHDETSKELAYILGSMEHPEFPVPLGVIRRVHKTTYGEGLRQQIETATAQRGVGDLDKLYRAADSWTVDEHATIEPSIQGQLAGNLDEAYVDELDQERPEPTAEEAWLATDVLANLSPKQPIMVQAGTSVANAVQMMNTHRIGCVVVTDDSGVLSGILTEYDILMRVAGQVEDLSKAHVDDYMTRNPYTLMNNAPIAEAIHLMSDHGFRHLPIVDERRHPIGIISFRDVVHYLKGKLNLGSRTKP
- a CDS encoding 2-oxoacid:acceptor oxidoreductase subunit alpha, encoding MSDSTPILEQVESIVIRFAGDSGDGMQLTGTQFTNTSAVFGNDVSTMPDFPAEIRAPAGTLPGVSGFQVQFASTDILTPGDAPAILIAMNPAALKKNLPELIRGGTIVVNTDAFTQQNLRKAGYETNPLEDGSLKGYRLLTVPLTSLNREALKDIEGLSSKEKDRSQNFFALGLTFWMFDRRLGTTESWLRKKFSGRPEILEGNLKALRMGYYFGENTEIFRQRYQVRPATLPAGTYRKVTGNEAISLGLVTAARKMGKPLFYGGYPITPASDILHALAPLRHFDVRTFQAEDEIAAMGSIIGAAFGGALSVTATSGPGIALKSEAMNLAMMLELPMIIINVQRGGPSTGLPTKTEQADLLQAMFGRNGESPIPIVAPQSPADCFDIAIWAARMAVRAMSPVVILSEGFLANSSEPWRIPDAAGIPEIPVTHPAGRGNGDAPFLPYQRDPETLARPWALPGTEGLEHRLGGLSKAPQTGNVSYDPRHHEQMITERAAKVERLADFVPPLEVFGPRQGKLLFLSWGGTYGAVRSAIRQAQKRGQSVAHAHLRFINPFPRNLRAVLSRYDTVVVPELNAGQLAFLLRGRFLMDVQSLPKLHARPFTVSEISARIDEILS